A DNA window from Alligator mississippiensis isolate rAllMis1 chromosome 11, rAllMis1, whole genome shotgun sequence contains the following coding sequences:
- the LOC132243686 gene encoding olfactory receptor 2G3-like, whose protein sequence is MGVGNQSAVDEFILLGVSDQPWLELLLFVFILICYILTLLGNVTIIVVSRLDPRLHTPMYFFLSNLSFLDLCYTTCLSPLLLVTLLSTRKSISWAGCMVQLFIALALATSECMLLAVMAYDRYAAVCHPLRYMTIMSRPLCLLVATGSWLSGLVNSLAQTVLTMQLPLCGQNHIDHFFCDQPGLFKLACVDTSFMETEVFSVSVFVLVVPVSLILVSYGHIVTAVLRIRSAEGRRKAFNTCASHLAVVSIFFGTAIYVYLQPQSRNQGKIISLFYTLVTPMLNPLIYTLRNKEVHRALRKVLEITPTTKAWG, encoded by the exons ATGGGTGTT GGAAACCAGAGTGCTGTGGATGAATTCATCCTGCTGGGGGTGTCGGATCAACCGTGGTTGGAGCTCCTGCTGTTTGTGTTCATCTTAATCTGCTACATTTTGACACTGCTTGGGAATGTCACCATCATTGTCGTCTCCCGGCTGGACCCCCGtctccacacacccatgtacttcttcctcagcaacctcTCCTTCCTGGACCTTTGCTACACCACTTGCCTAAGTCCCCTACTGCTGGTAACTTTGCTTAGCACCCGCAAGTCCATCTCTTGGGCTGGCTGCATGGTCCAGCTCTTCATTGCTCTAGCCCTGGCAACCAGTGAGTGCATGCTGTTGgcagtcatggcttatgaccgctATGCAGCCGTCTGCCACCCCCTGCGCTACATGACCATCATGAGCCGCCCCCTCTGCCTGCTCGTGGCTACGGGCTCCTGGCTCAGTGGCTTGGTCAATTCCCTGGCACAGACCGTGTTGACTATGCAGCTGCCTCTGTGTGGACAGAATCATATTGAccattttttctgtgatcaacCAGGCCTATTCAAATTGGCCTGTGTTGACACCTCCTTCATGGAAACTGAGGTCTTCTCGGTAAGTGTGTTTGTCCTGGTGGTGCCAGTGAGTCTCATCCTGGTCTCCTATGGCCACATTGTCACTGCTGTGCTGAGGATTCGCTCAGCTGAGGGCAGGCGCAAGGCTTTCAacacctgtgcctcccacctAGCTGTGGTGTCAATTTTTTTTGGCACAGCCATCTATGTCTACCTGCAGCCCCAGTCCAGAAACCAGGGAAAGATTATCTCCCTCTTCTACACATTGGTCACCCCCATGCTGAACCCTCTGATCTACACACTGCGGAACAAGGAGGTACACAGGGCCCTGCGGAAGGTTTTAGAAATAACCCCAACCACTAAGGCTTGGGGATAG